In one window of Eleutherodactylus coqui strain aEleCoq1 chromosome 10, aEleCoq1.hap1, whole genome shotgun sequence DNA:
- the LOC136581039 gene encoding protocadherin-8-like, with amino-acid sequence MPSVSAVTLLLLLGLYSTLCFGETFHFYTNEEEEPETVIAVLSHHPMFNSTEGPTTNFRLMKQLNSSFIHVRESDGQLSIKERIDREQICRRSPNCVLALDLFSFSKDAFQLITVKLEVRDINDNTPHFPSPEMHVDVSEAALVGTRIPLQMAVDEDIGLNSIQDYLISGNSHFGLDVQTRADGLKYADLILMKELDRESQSLYELELVASDRGDPTLSGSTTVIVHVLDFNDNSPTFKESSVTVDLLENAPIGCFIVDLSAIDPDEGANGEIVYGFTTQVSQEVRELFEIDPKSGVVILEGEVDFEMKHFYEFDVQAQDLGPNPLTTTCKVIVNIIDVNDNAPAITITPLTSFKHGVAFVTEAAAKDSFIALISTSDRDSGPNGKIHINLYGHNHFKLQQANEDSFMIVTTSLLDRETIAEYNLTLVAEDMGVPSRKTIKRFTIKLTDENDNAPSFSKLMYEVSVPENNAPGAYITTVSAKDLDHGRNGKVFYRLLDTKIMGQSLSTFVVLDADSGVLRAVRSLDYEKLKELNLDIEAYDHGLPKHSTRTQLKIKITDQNDNHPMITFPLLENGAADILLPVKTPQNYLVFQMRATDADDGVNSQLSYTLLQDEQKLFTMNRDTGEVYLHRRINPVPDKDLSIIVAVSDKGRPSLSCNATIRFTLTDATPSNMEIIIMQSTEEEQHQLDVSIIFIAVLSVGCTLLLVAILFVACSCKRRSDRSKQQSAGRTVETKEQLLSTTTQSKEGASSSPDSCQLSLGTETENLSVSSTREQCGELHSSSSVSNTVSLREVRESISAT; translated from the coding sequence ATGCCGAGTGTTTCAGCAGTTaccctactattactactgggcctctACTCAACATTATGCTTTGGTGAGACCTTCCACTTCTATACCAATGAAGAAGAAGAGCCTGAAACGGTTATTGCTGTTTTATCACATCATCCCATGTTCAACTCCACTGAAGGTCCAACTACTAATTTCCGTCTCATGAAGCAACTCAACAGCTCCTTTATACACGTCCGGGAGAGTGATGGGCAGCTGAGCATCAAAGAAAGGATAGACCGAGAGCAGATCTGCAGGAGGTCCCCAAACTGTGTTCTTGCTCTGGACCTCTTCAGTTTCTCAAAGGACGCATTTCAACTAATTACAGTAAAACTGGAGGTGAGAGATATTAATGATAATACCCCCCATTTCCCCAGTCCTGAGATGCATGTTGATGTTTCTGAAGCAGCTCTGGTGGGTACCAGAATCCCATTGCAGATGGCAGTGGATGAAGATATAGGTCTAAATTCTATTCAAGACTATCTCATCTCAGGCAATAGTCACTTTGGACTTGATGTACAGACCAGGGCAGATGGACTTAAATATGCAGACTTAATTCTGATGAAGGAACTTGATCGAGAAAGTCAATCTTTATATGAGCTGGAGCTGGTGGCTAGCGATAGAGGAGACCCTACACTTTCCGGCAGTACAACCGTGATTGTCCATGTTCTGGACTTCAATGATAACAGTCCAACCTTCAAGGAGAGCTCTGTCACTGTGGATTTGCTGGAGAATGCTCCTATAGGATGTTTTATAGTTGATTTAAGTGCCATTGATCCAGATGAAGGAGCAAATGGAGAAATCGTGTATGGTTTCACCACtcaagtgtctcaagaggtacGTGAACTCTTTGAAATTGATCCAAAATCAGGTGTTGTCATTTTGGAAGGTGAAGTTGACTTTGAAATGAAGCATTTTTATGAATTTGATGTCCAAGCTCAGGACCTTGGACCCAACCCATTAACAACAACATGTAAAGTCATCGTAAACATTATAGATGTCAATGATAATGCTCCAGCTATTACCATCACTCCCTTGACTTCCTTCAAGCACGGCGTTGCTTTTGTCACTGAGGCAGCTGCTAAAGATAGTTTCATTGCACTAATTAGCACCTCAGACAGAGACTCAGGTCCAAATGGCAAAATCCACATAAACCTTTATGGACACAATCACTTTAAGCTGCAACAAGCCAAtgaggacagttttatgatagtCACCACTTCACTTCTAGACCGGGAAACCATAGCTGAATATAATCTCACATTGGTAGCTGAAGATATGGGCGTACCTTCAAGGAAGACAATCAAAAGGTTTACCATTAAGTTGACCGATGAGAATGACAATGCTCCTTCCTTCAGTAAACTAATGTATGAAGTGTCTGTTCCAGAAAATAATGCCCCTGGAGCTTATATCACTACAGTATCTGCTAAAGATCTTGATCATGGGCGCAATGGCAAAGTATTTTATAGACTGTTAGATACAAAAATAATGGGACAATCCTTGTCTACTTTTGTGGTCCTTGATGCCGACTCAGGGGTTCTACGGGCTGTACGTTCTCTGGATTATGAAAAGCTTAAGGAACTCAATCTTGATATTGAGGCCTATGATCATGGACTTCCCAAGCATTCAACACGCACCCAACTGAAGATTAAGATAACTGATCAAAATGACAACCATCCAATGATAACCTTCCCTCTACTGGAAAATGGAGCAGCAGATATCCTGCTGCCGGTCAAAACTCCCCAAAATTActtagtattccagatgagagcAACAGATGCAGATGATGGAGTAAACTCTCAATTGTCCTACACTCTACTGCAGGATGAACAAAAGCTATTTACCATGAATAGAGACACTGGTGAGGTCTACCTTCATAGAAGAATCAACCCAGTACCAGATAAGGACCTCAGTATAATAGTGGCTGTATCTGACAAGGGTAGACCGTCCCTGTCCTGCAATGCAACCATAAGATTCACCCTCACTGATGCTACTCCATCAAACATGGAGATAATCATCATGCAGTCTACTGAGGAGGAACAGCATCAACTAGACGTCTCCATAATCTTCATCGCAGTCTTATCTGTAGGTTGCACTTTACTCCTAGTCGCCATTTTGTTTGTTGCCTGTTCCTGCAAACGAAGATCTGATCGGTCTAAGCAACAATCTGCAGGAAGGACTGTGGAGACCAAAGAGCAACTACTCAGCACCACTACCCAGTCTAAAGAAGGTGCTTCATCATCTCCCGACTCCTGTCAGCTGTCCCTTGGTACAGAGACTGAGAACCTCAGCGTGTCCTCCACTAGGGAGCAGTGCGGAGAACTCCACTCGTCTTCATCCGTAAGTAATACAGTTAGTTTAAGGGAAGTAAGAGAAAGTATTTCAGCCACCTAA